The following coding sequences lie in one Rutidosis leptorrhynchoides isolate AG116_Rl617_1_P2 chromosome 6, CSIRO_AGI_Rlap_v1, whole genome shotgun sequence genomic window:
- the LOC139851616 gene encoding delta(12) fatty acid desaturase DES8.11-like: protein MGAGGRMSDSSNQENDLLKRVPTDPPFSLSDLKKAIPAHCFERSVIRSSYYVVHDLIITYVFYYLANTYIPLIPPPFAYLAWPVYWFCQASILTGLWVIGHECGHHAFSDYQLIDDIVGFVLHSALFTPYFSWKYSHRSHHANTNSLDNDEVYIPKRKSKVMIYSKILNNPPGRVFTLVFRLTLGFPLYLLTNVSGKKYERFANHFDPLSPIFTERERIQVLLSDLGIIGVFYALRLLVAAKGLSWVMSMYVIPVIGVHAFFVLITYLHHTHLSLPHYDSTEWKWIKGALSTIDRDFGFLNRVFHDVTHTHVLHHLISYIPHYHAKEARDAINPILGEYYKIDRTPIFKAMWREAKECMYIEPDQDSKNQGVYWYHKL from the coding sequence ATGGGAGCAGGTGGTCGAATGTCGGATTCATCGAATCAAGAAAACGATCTCCTAAAACGTGTCCCGACCGATCCACCATTCTCACTAAGCGATCTCAAGAAAGCAATCCCTGCTCACTGTTTCGAACGATCTGTTATTCGTTCATCTTACTACGTTGTTCATGATCTCATCATTACTTACGTCTTCTACTACCTCGCAAACACATACATCCCTCTTATCCCCCCTCCTTTCGCTTACTTAGCGTGGCCGGTTTATTGGTTTTGTCAAGCAAGTATTCTCACCGGTTTATGGGTGATCGGTCACGAATGTGGTCATCATGCCTTTAGTGACTATCAGTTGATCGATGACATCGTTGGATTCGTTCTTCATTCTGCTCTTTTTACGCCATATTTCTCATGGAAATACAGCCATCGTAGTCATCACGCCAACACAAACTCACTCGATAACGATGAAGTTTACATTCCTAAACGTAAATCTAAAGTCATGATTTATTCCAAAATCCTCAACAATCCACCCGGTCGAGTTTTCACTTTGGTCTTCAGGTTAACTCTTGGCTTCCCTTTATACCTTTTAACCAATGTTTCCGGGAAGAAATACGAAAGGTTTGCGAACCATTTTGATCCGCTGAGTCCGATTTTCACTGAGCGCGAACGAATTCAAGTTCTCCTATCGGATCTTGGTATCATTGGTGTCTTTTATGCACTTAGGCTTCTTGTAGCAGCAAAAGGGTTGAGTTGGGTGATGTCTATGTATGTGATTCCTGTAATCGGTGTGCACGCTTTCTTCGTTTTGATCACTTATTTGCATCACACACATCTCTCGTTGCCTCATTATGATTCGACCGAATGGAAATGGATCAAGGGAGCTTTATCTACGATCGATAGAGATTTCGGTTTCTTGAATAGAGTCTTCCATGACGTAACACACACTCACGTGTTACATCACTTGATCTCGTACATTCCGCATTATCATGCGAAGGAAGCCAGGGATGCGATCAACCCGATTTTGGGTGAATATTACAAGATTGATAGGACTCCAATATTTAAAGCAATGTGGAGAGAGGCTAAGGAGTGCATGTATATTGAGCCAGATCAAGATAGCAAGAACCAAGGTGTATATTGGTACCATAAATTGTGA